DNA from Ignavibacteriales bacterium:
GCTTTTAGTTAAAGATCTCGAAGCGAATGACCTTAAGAAAATTTTGAAGAAAGGATTTGTTCTTGTTAGGCAGGATACCAAAATAATAAGTCGTGCAAAACAATTTGATGGGAACCTACCTGCATCATTAAATTTTTACGATAACGAAATTGTAGTGAAAAAAACTTTATGAAAAAAAACAATGTAAAATCATTTGAAGATTCTTTAAAAAGATTAGAAGAAATTTCAAATTTACTTGATAGCGAAGAAGTTGGGTTAGACCAGGCAATATCTCTTTATGAAGAGGGAATTGAGCTTTCTAAAATTTGCATGAACAAATTGAAAGAAGCCGAATTGAAAATTTCTTCATTTAAGAAAAATCTGGAAGACAATACAATTGAAGAAACTGAATTTGAAGAATAAATGAATTACTGTCGACTTAATCATATTTTTTAATAGTATGCTTAAGCAAATTGTTTTTGATAATTAGGTCTTGTATTAAAGCATCATAAGAATTAAGTTGAATAGCACACAGGCAAAGGATGGATGACGAAATTAAATATAAATTACTTTCCAAGATAAACTCTCCAAAAGATATTAGAGATTTTGATTCTGGTGAGCTTAAACTTTTATGTTCAGAAATCAGGGAATTTTTAATCGATGTAATTTCGCAGGTTGGCGGACATTTTGGCGGTGGTCTTGGCGCCGTTGAATTAACTGTTGCACTTCATAAAGTTTTTGACACACCGAATGACATTCTTGTTTGGGATACAGGTCATCAAGCTTATCCTCATAAAGTTCTTACAGGTAGAAAAGATTCCCTTAATACAATCAGGCAATTAAATGGTCTAAGCGGCTTTCTTAAAAGAAGTGAAAGTGAATACGATGCATTTGGGGCAGGGCATGCTTCAACCTCAATTTCAGCAGCACTGGGTATTGCGCTTGCACGCGATTTAAATAAGGAAAGCAAGAAAGTAATTGCTGTTATTGGTGATGGAGCAATGACTGGCGGGATGGCTTATGAAGCTATGAATAATGCCGGAGTTCGTAAATCTGATTTAATTGTTGTACTCAATGATAACAATATGTCTATTGGTCCAAACGTATGGCAGATTTCCAATTATTTTACTGAAATGATTTCCCACCCCGAATATAATAGATTCAAAGCACGCATTTGGGACTTGACTGGAAAGATGGATAATTTGGGAGACAGGGTTAGAAAAATTGCAGCTAGAATTGAAGGAGGAATTAAGGCAGTTATTACTCCAGGTATGCTGTTCGAAGCTTTAGGTTTCAGATATTTTGGACCGGTGAACGGGCACAATGTTACACAATTAATAAAATTATTTGAGCATGTTAAGCACTTGAAAGGACCGATTCTTATCCATGCATTAACGCAGAAAGGAAAAGGTTACAAACCAGCTGAAGAACATGTTCAGCGTCTTCATGCTTCTACTCCATTTGATAAACTTACCGGCAAAGCTTTTAAAAAAGTTGGGGCGCTTCCATCTTTTACAAAAATATTTGGTGAAGCTATAGTAGAAATTGTAAAAGATAATCCTAAGGTTGTTGGTATAACGGCAGCAATGCCGGATGGTACAGGGATGGATATTTTACAAAATGCTTTCCCTCAAAATTATATTGATGTTGGAATAG
Protein-coding regions in this window:
- the xseB gene encoding exodeoxyribonuclease VII small subunit is translated as MKKNNVKSFEDSLKRLEEISNLLDSEEVGLDQAISLYEEGIELSKICMNKLKEAELKISSFKKNLEDNTIEETEFEE
- the dxs gene encoding 1-deoxy-D-xylulose-5-phosphate synthase — encoded protein: MDDEIKYKLLSKINSPKDIRDFDSGELKLLCSEIREFLIDVISQVGGHFGGGLGAVELTVALHKVFDTPNDILVWDTGHQAYPHKVLTGRKDSLNTIRQLNGLSGFLKRSESEYDAFGAGHASTSISAALGIALARDLNKESKKVIAVIGDGAMTGGMAYEAMNNAGVRKSDLIVVLNDNNMSIGPNVWQISNYFTEMISHPEYNRFKARIWDLTGKMDNLGDRVRKIAARIEGGIKAVITPGMLFEALGFRYFGPVNGHNVTQLIKLFEHVKHLKGPILIHALTQKGKGYKPAEEHVQRLHASTPFDKLTGKAFKKVGALPSFTKIFGEAIVEIVKDNPKVVGITAAMPDGTGMDILQNAFPQNYIDVGIAEEHAVTSAAGMATQGIIPVVAIYSTFLQRAFDQIIHDVALQKLHVVFILDRAGLVGADGPTHHGTFDLSYLRLIPNMVVMAPKDEVELRNMLFTAIEYKDGPVAIRYPRGNVFGLQIKNGFEKIDIGKVEILNTGDDVAILSVGSMVNNSLNAAEILKENEINAEVVNMRFIKPLDIEFLDRIASTHKKIVTLEENSLMGGFGSAVVEYFADKNYRNEILRLGIPDKFIEHGTQQELHKLLGLDALGIADKVKLFLKGKATHQEIIL